TGGAGGTGGCGGTGCCGGTGACCCCCGAGACCGCGCCCGCCACCACGAGCGAGGTGCGGGTCAGCGGGACCACCACGGTGCGCCAGGTCAGCGCGACCGCGACCAGCACCATCGCGCCGACCGCGACCCCGAGCAGGCGCGGCTCCAGCGTGGTGACCGCGACGACGCCGACGGCGGTGCCGGCGATGCGCGAGGGCAGCGACCAGCCCAGGCCGTGCCAGTCGATGTCCTCGCGCTCGTTGGCCAGCGTGAGGAAGGGCAGCGCGAAGGCCAGCCACAGCATCAGCTCGGGCATCAGCCGCGGCTCGACGAGGGTGATGACCGGCGCGCTGACGAGCCCGAGCCCCAGGCCCACCAACGACTGCACGGTGGCCCCGGCCAGGAGGG
The Nocardioides marinisabuli genome window above contains:
- a CDS encoding sulfite exporter TauE/SafE family protein — protein: MALALLAGATVQSLVGLGLGLVSAPVITLVEPRLMPELMLWLAFALPFLTLANEREDIDWHGLGWSLPSRIAGTAVGVVAVTTLEPRLLGVAVGAMVLVAVALTWRTVVVPLTRTSLVVAGAVSGVTGTATSIGGPPLALLYQHQPPRTIRTTLAVYFMVGAALSLAGLGLAGQLDLHTLLLALLLAPVLGVGAVLGRVLRPRLPEARVRAVVLVVCASSALVLLVRSLT